AGGTGAATGTGCTCATCGTCCCGCACCTTGGCATCTGAAGCGTCTACCACCGCCTGAGCCGCCCGCACCTTGTCCTGGTGGGTCGAACGCATGGCTCCTGCCGAGACCTGCGCCTTGCTCGCACGGTTCCCGGCGAGGATCTTCGGAATGCCCCCACTGGCCTGGGTCCGTTTCCCCGCTCGCTCCCGCCGGGCATTCTTGGTTTCAGCTTCGACGCGCTGCTTCTTCTCGACCCTGAGCGCTTGTTGAGCAGTCCGTGCGGCCTGGACAGCGGCCGCCTGCTGATGCTCGAGGTGCTCGCTGAACTGGCTGTACGGGCCCCCAAATACGTCGACGCGTCCGGAATGCAGTTCCGCGGTCGAGTCCATATGCTCGAGCAGTTCCAGATCGTGACTGACGACGACGAGGGTGCCCTGCCAATCGTCGACGAACTCCGTGAGCTTTGCCCGGGTGGGACGATCGAGGTTGTTGGTGGGTTCATCGAGGAGTGTGATCGGCGCGCGCCGGAGGCGCAATCCGGTGATCGCGATGAGCATCGCTTCTCCCCCGGAGACGTCAGAGATCGGTCGACGCAGATCGGCGGCGGAGAATCCGATCTCGTTCAGCGCCGCGTCAGCGCGGGCCTCGATGTCCCAGTCGTCACCTACGGCATCGAAGTGGCGAACGTCCGCATCGCCACCTTCTATTGCCTGGAGCGCCGAAAGCGTGTCCTCGATTCCCAGCAGTCCCGCGACGGTGGCCCCCGCTTCAGTCGTCAGGGTCTGGGAGAGGTAGCCGACGTCGCCCGTCGTGCTGATGAGCCCGGATGTAGGGG
The nucleotide sequence above comes from Nesterenkonia halotolerans. Encoded proteins:
- a CDS encoding ABC-F family ATP-binding cassette domain-containing protein — protein: MSAPSAITLHDLSFEWPDGTTALHQLNGTLTTGRTGLVGRNGAGKSTLLRLIAGHLTPTSGLISTTGDVGYLSQTLTTEAGATVAGLLGIEDTLSALQAIEGGDADVRHFDAVGDDWDIEARADAALNEIGFSAADLRRPISDVSGGEAMLIAITGLRLRRAPITLLDEPTNNLDRPTRAKLTEFVDDWQGTLVVVSHDLELLEHMDSTAELHSGRVDVFGGPYSQFSEHLEHQQAAAVQAARTAQQALRVEKKQRVEAETKNARRERAGKRTQASGGIPKILAGNRASKAQVSAGAMRSTHQDKVRAAQAVVDASDAKVRDDEHIHLALPDPGVPRGRKIAELRDGTRTVTIQGPERVALVGPNGSGKTTLLERLVHKSGSELPAKTTGELLIDRVGYLPQRLNELDESRSAVENVQEAAPASPAGDVRNQLARLLLRGSTVDRPVSSLSGGERFRVSLARLLLAEPPAQLLILDEPTNNLDITSVEQLAEALDAYRGALLVVSHDLEFLARLSIDTVIELDGRGALKENAQLFE